One stretch of Methanococcus voltae DNA includes these proteins:
- a CDS encoding METTL5 family protein, whose protein sequence is MKKKHLEMVLDNLKAHPNPKVELEQYSTEGNLASELLMFARDDIKNNIVVELGCGTGRFSIGSLLLGAKGAYGVDIDEESVETAKYNLENIIGILEKFNLKYVIENLDENKDKYGIKEINELCSFETMDIKEFSKEKIFETFEIKNMIHINGDEKIIVIQNPPFGAQTTNKFADRVFLEKALEVGDVIYTIHNTPSREFIKKYVADNERNITHIFQAYFRIPAIYEFHKKKFVNVPVDIYRIE, encoded by the coding sequence ATAAAAAAGAAGCATCTTGAAATGGTATTGGATAATTTAAAAGCTCACCCTAACCCAAAAGTAGAATTGGAACAATATTCTACCGAAGGAAACCTTGCAAGTGAACTATTAATGTTTGCAAGAGATGACATAAAAAACAACATCGTTGTTGAATTAGGTTGTGGAACTGGGCGATTTTCAATCGGTTCACTATTACTTGGCGCTAAAGGTGCCTATGGGGTAGATATTGACGAAGAATCGGTTGAAACTGCAAAATATAATTTAGAAAACATTATTGGAATATTAGAAAAATTTAATCTAAAATATGTTATAGAAAATTTAGATGAAAACAAGGATAAATATGGAATTAAAGAGATAAATGAACTCTGTAGCTTTGAAACAATGGATATAAAAGAATTTTCAAAGGAAAAAATATTTGAAACATTTGAAATTAAAAATATGATCCATATTAACGGCGATGAAAAAATTATTGTTATTCAAAATCCCCCATTTGGAGCTCAAACAACTAATAAATTCGCGGATAGGGTTTTCCTTGAAAAAGCTTTGGAAGTTGGAGATGTAATATATACAATACACAATACTCCGTCCCGAGAATTTATAAAAAAGTACGTTGCAGATAATGAACGGAATATAACGCATATTTTCCAGGCTTATTTTAGAATTCCGGCTATTTACGAATTCCATAAAAAAAAGTTTGTTAATGTGCCTGTTGATATATATAGAATTGAATAA
- a CDS encoding exodeoxyribonuclease III: protein MRLISWNVNGIKAILQKGFVEFVKNKNPDIVCLQEIKTNTPSQILDLSEYKQYWNTASKKGYSGTAIFTKEKPENITYGMDNFPDDEGRVITAEYENYYLVNVYTPNSQRGLTRLEYRMSWDSKFLEYLNSLNENKPVIFCGDLNVAHKEIDLRNPKTNKKHAGFTEEERMGFDKYVENNYVDTFRIFNKEPDNYTWWSYMHNARAKNIGWRIDYFCTSDSLVDYVKNSIIMDEIYGSDHCPIQLELDY, encoded by the coding sequence ATCAGATTAATATCTTGGAATGTCAATGGAATTAAGGCTATATTACAAAAAGGGTTTGTTGAATTTGTAAAAAACAAAAATCCTGATATAGTATGCTTACAAGAAATTAAAACAAACACGCCATCTCAAATTCTTGATTTATCAGAATATAAACAATATTGGAATACGGCTTCTAAAAAGGGTTATTCGGGGACTGCAATATTTACGAAGGAAAAACCTGAAAACATTACCTATGGAATGGATAACTTTCCAGATGACGAAGGTAGGGTAATTACTGCAGAATACGAGAATTATTACCTTGTAAATGTATATACGCCAAATTCTCAACGTGGTTTAACTAGATTGGAATATCGTATGTCGTGGGATTCCAAATTTTTGGAGTACTTAAATAGTTTAAATGAAAATAAACCAGTTATCTTTTGTGGGGACTTAAATGTAGCACATAAAGAAATTGATTTGAGAAATCCTAAAACAAACAAAAAACATGCAGGATTTACCGAAGAAGAAAGAATGGGTTTTGATAAATACGTTGAAAATAATTATGTGGATACGTTCAGAATATTCAATAAAGAACCCGATAACTACACTTGGTGGTCCTACATGCACAATGCACGTGCTAAAAACATTGGTTGGCGTATAGATTACTTTTGTACGTCCGATTCACTTGTAGATTACGTAAAAAACTCTATAATTATGGATGAAATTTATGGTTCAGACCATTGCCCCATACAATTGGAATTGGATTACTAG
- a CDS encoding Rrf2 family transcriptional regulator: protein MEVTGKTLEIMQAIEGICTTKEVAEKLETHPKNIDRHIRVLRDLGLVETRKGKFGGICLTNEGKYLLKKKHINLISIKVRIVANDKIGLLAEITSTISEKGGNILATTLEKEDERVVVWLSLENLDFDDLKRILKDKVIKVSLV from the coding sequence ATGGAAGTTACTGGGAAAACTCTTGAAATTATGCAAGCTATCGAAGGTATATGTACTACAAAAGAAGTAGCGGAAAAGTTAGAAACCCACCCTAAAAATATTGATAGGCATATTCGAGTATTAAGGGATTTAGGACTTGTAGAAACACGTAAAGGTAAATTCGGAGGTATTTGCCTTACAAATGAAGGAAAATATTTATTGAAGAAAAAACATATAAATTTAATAAGCATTAAAGTTAGAATTGTTGCAAATGACAAAATCGGATTATTGGCGGAAATTACGTCAACAATTTCTGAAAAGGGCGGTAATATCTTAGCTACTACATTGGAAAAGGAAGATGAAAGAGTTGTAGTTTGGTTAAGTCTTGAAAATCTAGATTTTGACGATTTGAAGAGAATATTAAAAGATAAAGTTATAAAGGTGTCGTTAGTATGA
- a CDS encoding DUF2193 domain-containing protein, which produces MKELYEKMVNEAMAAQWADVEVIKAKRGTEYKLTDGKPYVDAVQKMEAIGDQCKEVIDLHKNSVQTHYDTLCDLTDTVRPEDDPFVEHYQTPAILEILYKEDPKFREAVEKFMEAIENNRALIGKESVRRYGGFYGPTCVVDFALIPGSTSNIVNQILRKTDIPEHYKQAILASKSWGMNTSYGIGDKFAHGIEDGLTLNEAMDREIDTIKMIYDTPIQAQTKLMEEAGHTSFDVFKYMQDYKKKMDGTVKKALDAEVNYANIVTVPAYCVGDISHHIAQSTYNMCKDDVIMAVIEATSKVMDNTLRSNIDKFKTEFDVLSLATGSTAAAVEYILELDGFNAPTVVQLLTRRFHNYVQLYPKRGAAAELHNHDFMDMIYRGWKTLDKARRMKNGSGVKLVPMVNDMPVDLDPIAENEVLMNPQRYAYPACAITVRFSSLMRLADYPCLLTSEPVTATMMTNVIALHKNNPGAPARVCKKCASSCLVDFRHEYCQWRESV; this is translated from the coding sequence ATGAAAGAACTGTATGAAAAGATGGTAAATGAAGCAATGGCTGCTCAATGGGCAGATGTAGAAGTTATTAAAGCCAAAAGAGGTACAGAATACAAATTAACAGATGGTAAACCATATGTTGACGCAGTTCAAAAAATGGAGGCAATCGGTGACCAATGTAAAGAAGTAATTGACTTACACAAAAATTCAGTACAGACTCATTACGATACATTGTGTGATTTAACAGATACGGTACGTCCAGAAGACGACCCATTTGTAGAACACTACCAAACTCCTGCAATATTGGAAATACTTTATAAAGAAGACCCTAAATTTAGAGAAGCCGTTGAAAAATTCATGGAAGCTATTGAAAACAATCGTGCATTAATCGGGAAAGAATCAGTGCGAAGATACGGCGGATTTTATGGACCTACTTGCGTAGTGGACTTTGCACTTATACCTGGCAGTACAAGTAATATTGTAAATCAGATACTTAGAAAAACTGATATTCCCGAACATTATAAACAAGCTATATTAGCATCCAAGTCTTGGGGTATGAATACATCATACGGGATAGGAGATAAATTTGCCCACGGGATAGAAGATGGATTAACACTTAATGAAGCTATGGATAGGGAAATAGACACCATAAAGATGATTTATGATACACCCATACAAGCACAGACAAAACTAATGGAAGAAGCAGGACATACAAGCTTTGATGTATTTAAATATATGCAAGACTACAAGAAAAAAATGGATGGCACAGTTAAAAAAGCTTTAGACGCTGAAGTAAACTATGCAAACATTGTTACAGTGCCTGCTTACTGTGTAGGGGATATTTCTCACCACATTGCACAATCTACATACAACATGTGTAAAGATGATGTAATAATGGCTGTAATAGAAGCTACATCTAAGGTAATGGACAATACATTGAGAAGTAACATTGATAAGTTCAAAACAGAGTTTGATGTACTATCATTAGCAACCGGTTCCACGGCTGCTGCTGTTGAATATATCTTAGAACTTGACGGATTTAACGCTCCAACAGTTGTACAATTACTTACAAGAAGATTCCACAATTATGTACAGTTATATCCAAAAAGAGGAGCTGCTGCAGAATTGCACAACCACGATTTTATGGACATGATATACAGAGGCTGGAAGACACTTGATAAAGCAAGAAGAATGAAAAATGGTTCAGGGGTTAAATTAGTACCAATGGTCAATGATATGCCAGTTGATTTAGACCCAATTGCTGAAAATGAAGTTTTAATGAACCCACAAAGATACGCATACCCTGCCTGTGCTATAACAGTTAGATTCTCATCATTAATGAGATTAGCAGACTATCCTTGTTTATTAACAAGTGAGCCAGTTACTGCTACAATGATGACAAACGTAATTGCCTTACACAAAAATAACCCAGGAGCACCTGCTAGAGTATGTAAAAAATGTGCTTCATCTTGCTTAGTAGATTTCAGACACGAATACTGCCAGTGGAGAGAATCCGTTTAA
- the cyaB gene encoding class IV adenylate cyclase: MIEVEIKVSLENKDIEKIIADLKDMGFKNSGIKEQIDVYYNGIDRNFRETDEALRIRRSANLNEDLSVIDENTYVTYKGKKLDKISKTRVEHETAVEDIDTMDNIFKSLGFKCVKPVRKVRKLLRKVIGATEDEYIEASIDKVDDVGQYLELEITVESFEQKDEALEKLFLVLEEIGIDRNNLELKSYLELRDEKLGIN; this comes from the coding sequence ATGATTGAAGTAGAAATAAAAGTTTCTCTTGAAAACAAAGATATTGAAAAGATAATAGCTGATTTAAAGGATATGGGATTCAAAAACTCGGGAATCAAGGAACAAATCGATGTATATTATAATGGAATCGACAGAAATTTTAGAGAAACTGATGAAGCTCTTAGAATTAGACGTTCTGCTAATTTAAACGAAGATTTATCAGTTATTGATGAAAATACCTATGTAACATATAAAGGTAAAAAATTAGATAAGATTTCAAAAACACGTGTGGAGCACGAAACTGCAGTTGAAGATATCGATACGATGGACAACATTTTTAAAAGCTTAGGGTTTAAATGCGTTAAACCAGTTCGCAAAGTTAGAAAATTGCTTAGAAAAGTAATTGGTGCAACAGAAGATGAATATATAGAAGCTTCTATTGATAAGGTTGATGATGTAGGTCAGTATTTAGAATTAGAGATTACTGTGGAAAGCTTTGAGCAAAAAGATGAAGCACTTGAGAAATTATTCTTAGTTTTGGAAGAAATTGGAATTGATAGGAATAATCTTGAATTAAAATCATACTTAGAATTAAGGGATGAAAAATTAGGAATTAATTAA
- a CDS encoding AAA family ATPase, protein MLKGIIKGEIEKKTITQIYGPPGSGKTNICIIAMIKYAKNNQKVIYIDTEGSLSTERVKQICPQDSDGIFKNTLLCEPYTFEEQCNIIESLEAVENIGLIIVDGISSLYRLELSNNVFHNTELNRNLAKQIHILNKIAKKNDTAVLLTNQAKDSINYKIPDTDYKNKDTSENEGKNHSFGNSKVKNSFDDSFEPTGGKLLAYWSKSILKLEKFKNFRRLTLEKHRFHKDGEYIDFQIVQHGLEELSNFNESEKFKNSKNDITNIKNDIKNDIKKEILLKNDL, encoded by the coding sequence ATGCTAAAAGGAATAATTAAGGGAGAAATCGAGAAAAAAACCATAACACAAATTTATGGACCTCCAGGAAGTGGTAAAACCAATATCTGTATTATTGCTATGATAAAATATGCTAAAAACAATCAAAAAGTAATATACATAGATACAGAAGGCAGTTTATCCACCGAAAGAGTTAAACAGATATGCCCCCAAGATAGTGATGGTATTTTCAAAAATACGCTACTTTGCGAACCTTACACTTTTGAAGAACAGTGTAACATTATAGAAAGTCTAGAAGCGGTTGAAAATATCGGTTTGATAATTGTTGACGGAATTTCGTCATTATATAGGCTAGAGCTATCAAACAATGTATTTCATAATACTGAATTAAACCGTAATTTGGCTAAACAAATACATATATTGAATAAAATTGCTAAGAAAAACGATACTGCCGTACTTTTAACCAACCAAGCGAAAGATAGTATAAATTATAAAATTCCAGATACGGATTACAAAAATAAAGATACTAGTGAAAATGAAGGAAAAAATCATAGCTTTGGAAATTCTAAAGTTAAAAATTCGTTTGATGATAGTTTTGAACCTACAGGCGGTAAACTATTAGCATACTGGAGTAAGTCAATATTAAAATTGGAAAAGTTTAAAAATTTTAGAAGATTAACACTTGAAAAACATAGATTCCATAAAGATGGTGAATATATTGATTTTCAGATTGTTCAGCACGGTTTAGAGGAATTATCTAACTTCAATGAATCAGAAAAGTTTAAAAATTCCAAAAACGATATAACTAATATAAAAAATGATATAAAAAATGACATAAAGAAAGAAATTTTATTAAAAAACGACTTATAA
- a CDS encoding right-handed parallel beta-helix repeat-containing protein, producing the protein MKNSTLSILILSLLLFVLGGCSGVGVPEPDVTYHITINEPGIHTFDEDLILSEYKHGILINASNVTIDGNNFKLIGYNNHNNIGIGAARSYRFSNIEIKNLNISNFSKGIFIEDGSNISVHNCELFSNTDGIIVYYADAYIYLNTIDSTQGSMTNLIASSPKAVYEYNGKEYTYRLGNYYTTAPDLNDTDNDGVLEGMAYLGRMYDPYSLKEAPSNYIIKELYYPTVENSSPGVTTIIDIFALAQPPEYYNGKVTPEPTPEPEPEPTPSSGGSGAGTIYKAQAREGTSEGFTSQKIKDRVTLSKVIADDPLDADLAKKQLKDNIIGSDEDMSLNEDAVIIGGPVSNAFANKYNHMFEKPVTNDYPGENTGVIQVLKVQEEAGGIVQTHYIVYIAGSDRYGTQAAVEYFKTLTELPDEPILVKWVDGKPVLVE; encoded by the coding sequence TTGAAAAATTCAACTTTAAGTATATTAATATTATCTCTCCTATTGTTTGTTTTAGGCGGATGTAGTGGAGTAGGAGTACCCGAGCCAGATGTAACGTATCATATAACAATAAATGAACCAGGGATACATACCTTTGATGAAGACTTAATTTTATCAGAGTATAAACATGGTATATTGATAAATGCAAGTAATGTTACAATCGATGGAAATAATTTTAAATTAATTGGTTATAATAATCATAACAATATAGGAATAGGAGCAGCTAGAAGTTACAGATTCTCAAATATTGAAATTAAAAATTTAAATATATCAAATTTCTCAAAAGGAATATTTATTGAAGATGGTTCAAATATTTCAGTTCACAACTGCGAATTGTTCAGCAATACGGATGGAATTATCGTATATTATGCAGATGCTTATATTTATTTAAATACTATTGATAGTACGCAAGGTAGTATGACAAATTTAATTGCATCTTCCCCAAAAGCTGTTTACGAATACAATGGAAAAGAATACACATATAGACTTGGAAATTACTATACAACTGCTCCTGATTTAAATGACACTGATAACGATGGAGTTTTAGAAGGTATGGCATATCTTGGGCGTATGTATGACCCTTATTCATTAAAAGAAGCTCCAAGTAATTACATTATTAAAGAGCTATATTATCCTACAGTTGAAAATAGTTCCCCTGGAGTAACTACAATAATAGATATCTTTGCATTAGCACAGCCTCCTGAATACTATAATGGTAAAGTTACGCCAGAACCTACCCCTGAGCCTGAACCTGAACCAACACCATCGAGTGGAGGAAGTGGGGCAGGAACAATATATAAAGCTCAAGCAAGAGAGGGTACTTCAGAAGGATTCACTTCACAAAAAATTAAGGATAGAGTTACATTATCAAAAGTAATTGCTGATGATCCATTAGATGCAGATTTAGCGAAAAAACAATTAAAAGATAATATAATCGGTTCTGATGAAGATATGTCATTAAATGAAGATGCTGTTATTATCGGCGGACCGGTTTCAAACGCATTTGCTAATAAATACAATCATATGTTTGAAAAACCTGTAACAAATGACTACCCTGGGGAAAATACGGGAGTTATTCAAGTTCTTAAAGTACAAGAAGAAGCAGGCGGTATTGTTCAAACGCATTATATCGTATATATTGCAGGTTCCGATAGATATGGAACACAAGCAGCCGTTGAATACTTTAAAACACTTACGGAATTACCTGACGAACCTATTTTAGTTAAATGGGTCGATGGCAAACCAGTACTAGTGGAATAA
- a CDS encoding right-handed parallel beta-helix repeat-containing protein: MKKDSKYLLYLIVFLSLIFCINTCSAVTIYTYVNVYNETNDTIINTSYELGSGKIFGKINSSNLVIDFQNNTLTATDDTARAFVSPEGDYNYTNVTIKNLILRNFSSHPIELSYIDNLNLENIVSENTTGEYVIDITCSKNLSIKNCEFFNFSKVGFFENISNSKIKNCYFNKGTVCIYMYGHINDSRIENCVMENCSQGIMSYKDIGTNYNFIYKNNTFRNNTFRNVKEYSIYIEYYEVLENCTIENNKFENCTNYGIYMDGGNYTKNFINNNTFKDIYNKDDSYSGIAIFMANEYSKDSEISNNHINNCSYVGITLSSEYTSNTTVFLNNISNCKEYGLSTEISHVYVYLNSFENNGHHISPGTTMGCYMNSPTIMEYEYGGETYTGRLGNYYGEELGESENGIYVKPYGVNVRPKE, translated from the coding sequence ATGAAAAAAGATTCAAAATATCTTTTATATTTGATAGTATTTTTGTCTTTGATATTTTGTATAAATACGTGCAGTGCAGTCACAATTTACACATACGTAAACGTATATAATGAAACGAACGACACGATAATTAATACTAGTTATGAATTAGGGAGTGGCAAGATTTTTGGAAAGATAAATTCAAGTAATTTGGTAATTGATTTCCAAAATAATACATTAACTGCCACAGATGACACTGCGAGAGCTTTTGTTAGTCCAGAGGGCGATTATAATTATACAAATGTTACTATAAAAAATTTAATACTACGTAATTTTAGTTCTCATCCCATTGAATTATCTTATATTGATAATTTAAATCTTGAAAATATTGTATCTGAAAATACAACCGGTGAGTATGTCATAGATATTACATGTTCAAAAAATTTATCCATTAAAAATTGTGAATTTTTTAATTTTTCCAAGGTTGGTTTCTTTGAAAACATATCCAATTCAAAAATTAAAAATTGTTACTTCAATAAGGGAACTGTTTGCATATATATGTATGGGCATATAAACGACAGCCGAATTGAAAACTGCGTGATGGAAAACTGTTCCCAAGGTATTATGAGCTACAAGGATATAGGGACTAACTACAATTTTATTTATAAAAATAATACTTTTAGAAATAATACTTTTAGAAATGTAAAAGAATATTCAATATATATTGAATATTACGAAGTCCTTGAAAATTGTACAATTGAAAATAACAAATTTGAAAATTGTACGAACTATGGAATTTATATGGATGGGGGAAATTACACGAAAAATTTCATAAATAACAACACTTTTAAAGATATATATAATAAAGATGACAGTTATTCGGGAATAGCTATTTTTATGGCAAATGAATACTCTAAAGATAGTGAAATTAGCAATAATCATATTAACAATTGTAGCTATGTGGGAATCACCCTTAGTTCGGAATACACTTCAAACACCACCGTATTCCTAAATAACATTAGCAATTGCAAAGAATATGGTTTATCGACAGAGATTTCACATGTTTACGTTTATTTAAATAGCTTTGAAAACAACGGACACCATATTTCTCCAGGTACTACGATGGGATGTTATATGAATTCACCAACAATTATGGAGTATGAATATGGTGGTGAAACATACACTGGAAGACTTGGAAATTACTATGGTGAAGAATTAGGCGAAAGTGAAAATGGAATATATGTAAAACCATATGGTGTAAATGTACGTCCAAAAGAGTAG
- a CDS encoding peptidylprolyl isomerase, which yields MIATIVTNKGTMKVNLFEKEAPITVENFKKYAEEGFYDNTIFHRVINGFMIQGGGFTKDGVQKETHAPIKNEAKNGLSNKRGTLAMARTNAVDSATSQFFINHIDNSFLDYKNDMNYGYAVFAELTEGFEVLDVIAKVKTGTRSYFQDWPVEDVIIEKITIE from the coding sequence TTGATTGCAACAATCGTTACAAACAAAGGTACAATGAAAGTAAATTTATTCGAAAAAGAAGCACCTATAACCGTAGAAAACTTTAAAAAATATGCGGAAGAAGGATTTTATGACAATACTATTTTTCATAGGGTTATAAATGGATTTATGATTCAAGGCGGAGGTTTTACAAAAGATGGAGTTCAAAAAGAAACACACGCCCCTATTAAAAACGAAGCTAAGAACGGTTTATCAAATAAAAGAGGAACTTTAGCAATGGCTAGAACAAACGCTGTAGATTCCGCTACAAGCCAATTTTTCATAAATCACATTGACAATTCATTTTTAGACTACAAAAACGATATGAACTACGGTTACGCAGTATTTGCAGAATTAACCGAAGGTTTTGAAGTTTTAGACGTGATTGCAAAAGTTAAAACAGGAACTAGAAGCTACTTCCAAGATTGGCCTGTTGAAGATGTAATTATTGAAAAAATAACAATTGAATAA
- a CDS encoding MIP/aquaporin family protein, protein MSIVKKSVAELIGTCFLVFFGTGSAIMALLISNSLGTTGIGILGGIGEWLAIGLAFGLAIAASIYAVGAVSGAHLNPAVTIALWAVKEFETKDVVPYILAQLVGATLGSILLIGCIGASAATIGGLGATAPSAGFTYMQAMLAEIVGTFLLMITIMGVAVDKKAPNKFAGLVIGLAVAGIITTIGGISGASINPARTFGPYLMDMFYGINLWVYYPIYVIGPILGALIGAFIYRYIREE, encoded by the coding sequence ATGAGCATTGTTAAAAAATCTGTTGCAGAATTGATTGGAACTTGCTTTTTAGTGTTTTTTGGTACAGGTTCTGCAATTATGGCACTATTAATATCAAATAGCTTGGGTACAACAGGTATCGGGATACTTGGTGGAATTGGAGAATGGTTAGCAATTGGTTTGGCATTTGGTTTGGCAATAGCGGCATCTATTTACGCCGTTGGTGCTGTATCGGGTGCACATTTAAACCCAGCTGTTACAATTGCCTTGTGGGCAGTTAAGGAATTTGAGACAAAAGATGTTGTACCATACATTTTAGCACAGTTAGTGGGTGCTACACTCGGTTCGATACTTTTAATCGGCTGTATAGGTGCTTCGGCCGCTACTATTGGTGGTTTAGGTGCTACGGCTCCGTCAGCAGGATTTACCTATATGCAGGCTATGCTTGCGGAAATAGTTGGTACATTCCTATTGATGATAACCATAATGGGTGTGGCAGTCGATAAAAAAGCTCCGAATAAATTTGCAGGACTTGTAATTGGTTTGGCAGTTGCGGGAATTATTACCACCATTGGCGGTATCTCTGGAGCTTCAATTAACCCGGCAAGAACCTTTGGACCTTATTTAATGGACATGTTCTATGGAATTAATTTATGGGTTTACTACCCAATTTACGTTATTGGTCCAATATTAGGGGCATTAATCGGTGCTTTCATCTATCGATACATAAGGGAAGAATAA
- a CDS encoding NosD domain-containing protein: MAFACNGKGRICLIFFIFLMLFSNSSIANTNEQMDNCFLSSEYICIDNLDDIKLANNKMVNSIDDKTFEKSAVVNYVENLSYDGFIRNTTNLDNLNVRYSNEQDIQPIINEFYLSNENFSKDKNYSTVIINAPGKYYITEDIDTYTGICLNTSDVLIDGMGHILTSNRSNSTIANAGITNLVAVHNITVQNYHVVDNNAGCAIRYGIYDIKFVNCSTIDCNTGFLYQGARNMTFINCNVTGAVNYGFAGITTTLAYHENCYCNKDFNQAFMFLLVDDIIIKNTVIENSGAGVYAAYCENLTLENCTVLNNDWGTYILRTIDIIIDNYDVKNSSKGLFLIITKNVSIKNSKLCHNSINAHLAWMEDARIKNNSFSHGEYGLYSGIVKGDPDTHFKNITIVQNKFVNNSMYALSAGGTSQTNWVYLNDFNKNKKLVDSNFLKGNYLHSPIINYTYENKEYTGRLGNHYGKGCGKCSCGVYNHPKCTLCEIDL; this comes from the coding sequence ATGGCATTTGCATGTAATGGGAAAGGGAGAATATGTTTAATATTTTTCATATTTTTAATGTTATTTTCCAATTCCTCAATTGCCAACACTAATGAACAAATGGATAATTGCTTTTTATCCAGTGAATATATTTGTATTGACAATCTTGACGATATTAAATTAGCAAATAATAAAATGGTTAATTCAATAGATGACAAAACTTTTGAAAAAAGTGCTGTAGTAAATTATGTAGAAAATCTATCATACGATGGATTTATACGCAATACCACTAATTTAGACAATTTAAATGTAAGATATTCTAATGAACAAGATATTCAACCTATAATAAATGAATTTTACCTGTCTAATGAAAACTTCAGTAAAGATAAAAATTACTCTACAGTTATTATCAACGCACCGGGTAAATACTACATAACTGAAGATATCGATACATATACAGGTATCTGTTTAAATACGAGCGATGTGCTTATTGACGGGATGGGACATATACTTACAAGTAACCGTTCTAATTCAACCATTGCAAATGCAGGGATTACAAATTTAGTAGCGGTACATAATATTACAGTTCAAAACTATCACGTCGTAGATAATAACGCAGGTTGTGCTATTCGATATGGAATATATGATATAAAATTTGTAAACTGTAGCACTATCGATTGTAACACCGGTTTTTTGTACCAAGGTGCTAGAAATATGACATTTATAAACTGTAATGTTACAGGAGCGGTTAATTACGGATTTGCGGGTATAACCACAACTTTGGCATATCATGAAAATTGCTACTGTAATAAAGATTTTAATCAAGCTTTTATGTTTCTATTAGTTGATGACATCATCATAAAAAATACAGTAATTGAAAATAGTGGTGCAGGGGTTTATGCAGCTTACTGTGAAAATTTAACACTTGAAAACTGTACTGTATTGAATAACGATTGGGGAACATATATTCTTAGAACAATTGACATTATAATTGATAATTACGACGTTAAAAACTCTAGTAAGGGTCTTTTTCTTATAATTACAAAAAATGTGTCAATAAAAAATTCTAAATTATGCCATAATTCAATAAATGCACATTTAGCTTGGATGGAAGATGCAAGGATTAAAAATAATTCGTTTAGCCATGGAGAATATGGACTATATAGTGGCATAGTTAAGGGAGACCCCGATACACACTTTAAAAACATAACGATTGTGCAAAATAAATTTGTAAATAATTCAATGTACGCATTATCTGCAGGAGGAACTTCCCAGACAAATTGGGTTTATTTAAATGATTTTAATAAGAATAAAAAACTTGTAGATAGTAATTTCTTAAAAGGTAATTATTTACATTCACCTATAATCAATTATACATACGAAAATAAGGAATATACGGGCAGACTTGGAAACCACTATGGAAAAGGTTGTGGAAAATGCTCTTGTGGTGTTTACAACCATCCAAAATGTACATTATGTGAAATTGACTTATAA